From a region of the Ovis aries strain OAR_USU_Benz2616 breed Rambouillet chromosome 2, ARS-UI_Ramb_v3.0, whole genome shotgun sequence genome:
- the LOC101117482 gene encoding 5-hydroxytryptamine receptor 5B — protein sequence MPRAMEAANLSVASTGVALRLGPEAFSSSPNPSGVVGSTPGGAAPPGREPPFSVFSVLVVTLLVLLIAATFLWNLLVLVTILRVRAFHRVPHNLVASTAVSDVLVAALVMPLSLVSELSAGRRWLLGRSLCHVWISFDVMCCTASIWNVAAIALDRYWTITRHLQYTLRTRRRASMLMIALTWALSALIALAPLLFGWGEAYDARLQRCQVSQEPSYAVFSTCGAFYLPLGVVLFVYWKIYKAAKFRFGRRCRAVLPLPSTVQVKEAPQEAEMVFTARRPMVAFQTSGASWREQKEKRAAVMVGILIGVFVLCWIPFFLAELIGPLCACSLPPIWKSVFLWLGYSNSFFNPLIYTAFNKNYNNAFKNLFTRQR from the exons ATGCCGCGCGCAATGGAAGCAGCTAACCTCTCGGTGGCCTCCACCGGCGTCGCCCTTCGCCTGGGACCCGAAGCCTTCAGCAGTAGCCCAAACCCAAGCGGGGTCGTCGGATCGACCCCAGGTGGTGCGGCCCCGCCGGGCCGAGAACCGCCTTTCTCCGTCTTCTCGGTGCTGGTAGTGACGCTGCTGGTGCTGCTGATAGCGGCCACGTTCCTGTGGAACCTGCTGGTTCTGGTCACCATCCTGCGGGTCCGCGCCTTTCACCGTGTGCCGCATAACTTGGTGGCCTCGACGGCCGTGTCGGACGTGCTAGTGGCAGCGCTGGTAATGCCCCTGAGCCTGGTGAGCGAGCTGTCGGCGGGCCGACGGTGGCTGCTGGGCCGGAGTCTATGCCACGTGTGGATCTCCTTCGACGTGATGTGCTGCACCGCCAGCATTTGGAACGTGGCGGCCATCGCCCTGGACCGCTACTGGACTATCACGCGCCACCTGCAGTACACGCTGCGCACCCGCCGCCGCGCCTCGATGCTCATGATCGCGCTCACCTGGGCGCTCTCGGCTCTCATCGCCCTCGCACCACTGCTCTTCGGCTGGGGCGAGGCGTACGACGCTCGACTCCAGCGCTGCCAGGTGAGCCAGGAACCCTCCTACGCAGTCTTCTCCACCTGCGGCGCCTTCTACCTGCCGCTTGGCGTGGTGCTGTTTGTCTATTGGAAGATATATAAGGCGGCCAAGTTTCGCTTCGGTCGCCGCTGCAGGGCTGTGCTGCCCTTGCCCTCCACTGTGCAG GTAAAGGAGGCCCCTCAGGAGGCTGAGATGGTGTTCACGGCTCGCCGCCCCATGGTGGCCTTTCAGACGAGCGGAGCCTCATGGcgggagcagaaggagaagcggGCAGCAGTGATGGTGGGCATCCTCATCGGCGTGTTCGTGCTGTGCTGGATCCCCTTCTTCCTGGCTGAGCTCATCGGCCCCCTCTGTGCCTGCAGCCTGCCCCCCATCTGGAAAAGCGTGTTCCTGTGGCTTGGCTACTCCAACTCTTTCTTCAATCCCCTGATTTACACAGCATTTAATAAGAACTACAACAATGCCTTCAAGAACCTTTTCACCAGGCAGAGATAA